GGAGGCGGAAGGGGGTGGAGACGATGCCGCCGATGGTGTGCCGCGGGTTCAGCGAACCGTACGGGTCCTGGAAGATCATCTGCACGTCGCGGCGCATCGGCCGCAGCCTGCCCGTCGACAGATGGGTGATGTCGGTGCCCTGGAACTCGATGGAGCCGCCGGTCGGCTCGTCGAGCCGGGTGATCAGCCGGCCCATCGTCGACTTGCCGCAGCCGGACTCCCCGACGACGCCGAGTGTCTCCCCGGGCCGTACGTCGAAGTCGATGCCGTCGACCGCCTGCACCGCGCCGACCTGCCGCTTGAGCAGGCCCTTGGTGATCGGGAAGTGCCTGACCAGCCCGCGGACCCTGAGCAGCGGCTCGGCGTCGGCGGCCGGACCGGGCCGGGTGTCCGCCGACTTCTGGAGCGGGATCTTGTTGTTCGGGTCGTCAGTCGTCTCGGTCACAGCTTCGGCGCAATCTCTTCGGTCCAGATACGCTCCCGCTCCTCCGGCGCCATGTGGCAGGCGGAGTAGTGGCCGCCGCCGGCCTCGCGCAGCTCGGGGCGGACCGTACGGGTGAGGTTGTCCTTGGGCACGTCCGCGTACGGGCAGCGCGGGTTGAAGGCACACCCGGACGGGACGTTGATCAGGCTGGGCGGGGAGCCCTTGACCGGGATCAGCCGCTCGGTCTGGTCGCGGTCGATCCGCGGCATGGAACCGAGCAGGCCCCAGGTGTAGGGGTGCTGGGGCTCGTAGAAGACCTTCTCGGCCGGGCCGCGCTCGACGCACCGCCCGCCGTACATCACCAGCAGGTCGTCGGCGAGCTCGGCGACCACCCCGAGGTCGTGGGTGATGACGATGACCGCCGAGCCGAACTCCTTCTGCAGATCGCGGATCAGGTCCAGGATCTGCGCCTGGACGGTGACGTCCAGGGCCGTGGTCGGCTCGTCGGCGATCAGCAGCTCGGGGTTGTTGACCAGCGCCATCGCGATCATGGCGCGCTGCCGCATACCGCCGGAGAACTGGTGCGGATGGTCGTCGACCCGCTTGTCGGGCTGCGGGATGCCGACCCGGTCGAGCATCTCGATCGCCCGCTTGCGCGCGGTCTTCTTGTCGACGTCGTTGTGGAC
The sequence above is a segment of the Streptomyces lydicus genome. Coding sequences within it:
- a CDS encoding ABC transporter ATP-binding protein; this encodes MTDSSEDRTAAPSQSAAAGSAAATTEAAPKGDAFLQVRDLKVHFPTDDGLVKSVDGLTFSLEKGKTLGIVGESGSGKSVTSLAVMGLHRASRQQRSKVRMSGEILLDGKELVSADPDEVRRLRGRRMAMIFQDPLSALHPFYSVGSQIVEAYRVHNDVDKKTARKRAIEMLDRVGIPQPDKRVDDHPHQFSGGMRQRAMIAMALVNNPELLIADEPTTALDVTVQAQILDLIRDLQKEFGSAVIVITHDLGVVAELADDLLVMYGGRCVERGPAEKVFYEPQHPYTWGLLGSMPRIDRDQTERLIPVKGSPPSLINVPSGCAFNPRCPYADVPKDNLTRTVRPELREAGGGHYSACHMAPEERERIWTEEIAPKL